A genome region from Cervus elaphus chromosome 18, mCerEla1.1, whole genome shotgun sequence includes the following:
- the LOC122674817 gene encoding L-lactate dehydrogenase B chain-like encodes MATLKDKLIAPVAEEEGTISNNKITVVGVGQVGMACAISILGKSLTDERALVDVLEDKLKGEMMDLQHGRLFLQTPKIVADKDYSVTANSKIVVVTAGVRQQEGESHLNLVQRNVNVFKFIIPQIVKYSPDCIIIVVSNPVDILTYVTWKLSGLPKHRVIGSGCNLDSARFRYLTAEKLGIHPSSCHGWILGEHGNSSVAVWSGVNVAGISLQELNPEMGTENDSENWKEVHKMVVESAYEVIKLKGYTNWAIGLSVADLIESMLKNLSRIHPVSTMVKGMYGVENEVFLSLPCILNARGLTSVINKKLKDEEVAQLKKSADTLWGIQKDLKDL; translated from the coding sequence ATGGCAACTCTTAAGGACAAACTGATTGCACCAGTTGCGGAAGAAGAGGGAACAATCTCAAACAATAAGATCACTGTAGTGGGTGTTGGACAAGTTGGTATGGCATGTGCCATCAGCATTCTGGGAAAGTCTCTGACTGATGAGCGTGCTCTTGTGGATGTTTTGGAAGATAAACTCAAGGGAGAAATGATGGACCTGCAGCATGGGAGATTATTCCTTCAGACACCAAAAATTGTGGCAGACAAAGATTACTCTGTCACTGCCAATTCCAAGATCGTGGTGGTAACTGCAGGAGTTCGCCAGCAAGAGGGGGAGAGTCACCTGAATTTGGTGCAAAGGAACGTTAACGTCTTCAAGTTCATCATTCCTCAGATTGTCAAGTACAGTCCTGACTGCATCATCATTGTGGTTTCCAACCCAGTGGATATTCTCACATATGTTACCTGGAAACTAAGTGGATTACCCAAGCACCGTGTGATTGGGAGTGGATGTAATCTGGATTCTGCTAGATTTCGCTATCTTACGGCTGAAAAACTTGGCATTCATCCCAGCAGCTGCCACGGATGGATTTTGGGAGAACATGGCAACTCAAGCGTGGCTGTTTGGAGCGGAGTGAATGTGGCAGGCATTTCTCTCCAGGAACTGAATCCAGAAATGGGAACAGAAAATGATAGTGAAAATTGGAAGGAAGTGCATAAGATGGTGGTTGAGAGTGCCTATGAAGTCATCAAGCTAAAAGGATATACCAACTGGGCTATTGGATTAAGTGTGGCTGATCTTATTGAATCCATGTTGAAAAATCTATCCAGGATTCACCCAGTGTCAACAATGGTGAAGGGCATGTATGGCGTTGAGAATGAAGTCTTCCTGAGCCTTCCATGTATCCTGAATGCTCGAGGGTTAACCAGCGTTATCAACAAGAAGCTGAAGGATGAAGAGGTTGCCCAACTCAAGAAGAGTGCAGATACCCTCTGGGGCATCCAGAAGGACCTAAAGGACCTGTGA